One Natrinema marinum genomic window carries:
- a CDS encoding succinate dehydrogenase/fumarate reductase iron-sulfur subunit, whose amino-acid sequence MSTQQAEPESQEAPKDPEMQGAESPAAETQEGDGAVDQTSTDASELDGETVHIKVFRYDPEVEGKQEPRFDDFHVPFEKGMTVLDAVMYARDEYDSSLTFRHSCRQAVCGSDAFFVNGKQRLGCKTQIADLEAPVRIEPLPHQEVVKDLVVDMDHFYDQMHTVEPYFQDEDTPAVDDLEEQRQSPENREKIKMSSRCIWCGACMSSCNIAAGDNEYLGPAAINKAYKFAMDDRESEEIKEHRLRILEQEHGVWRCQTQFSCTEVCPKDIPLTEHIQELKREAVKKNLKFW is encoded by the coding sequence ATGAGTACGCAACAAGCCGAACCCGAAAGTCAGGAAGCACCGAAAGACCCGGAGATGCAGGGCGCGGAATCGCCGGCCGCCGAGACGCAGGAAGGCGACGGCGCAGTCGATCAGACGTCGACCGACGCGTCCGAACTCGACGGAGAGACGGTCCACATCAAGGTGTTCCGTTACGACCCCGAGGTCGAGGGGAAACAGGAACCCCGCTTCGACGACTTCCACGTCCCCTTCGAGAAGGGGATGACCGTCCTCGACGCGGTCATGTACGCCCGCGACGAGTACGACTCGTCGCTTACCTTCCGACACTCCTGTCGGCAGGCCGTCTGTGGCTCCGACGCGTTCTTCGTCAACGGGAAGCAGCGACTGGGCTGTAAGACCCAGATCGCCGACCTCGAGGCGCCGGTTCGTATCGAACCGCTGCCCCACCAGGAGGTCGTCAAGGACTTGGTCGTCGACATGGACCACTTCTACGACCAGATGCACACGGTCGAGCCGTACTTCCAAGACGAGGATACGCCTGCGGTGGACGACCTCGAGGAGCAGCGCCAGAGCCCGGAGAACCGCGAGAAGATCAAGATGTCCTCGCGGTGTATCTGGTGTGGCGCGTGTATGTCCAGTTGTAACATCGCGGCCGGCGACAACGAGTATCTGGGCCCCGCAGCGATCAACAAGGCCTACAAGTTCGCGATGGACGACCGCGAGAGCGAGGAGATCAAAGAGCACCGACTCCGCATTCTCGAGCAGGAACACGGCGTCTGGCGGTGCCAGACCCAGTTCTCCTGTACCGAGGTGTGTCCGAAAGACATTCCGCTCACCGAGCACATTCAGGAGCTCAAGCGGGAAGCGGTCAAGAAAAACCTGAAGTTCTGGTAA
- the tatA gene encoding twin-arginine translocase TatA/TatE family subunit, with the protein MVVETAPLFIPGGMGPPELAIILIIAILLFGANKIPKLARSTGEAMGEFQKGREKVESELEEMRDGSQAEGASQQNEDFVDTEPVTTEEESTTEAETETETETN; encoded by the coding sequence ATGGTAGTCGAAACCGCACCGCTGTTCATCCCGGGCGGCATGGGGCCTCCGGAGCTCGCAATCATCCTCATCATCGCGATCTTGCTCTTCGGGGCCAACAAGATCCCGAAACTGGCTCGGTCGACAGGTGAAGCCATGGGTGAGTTCCAGAAGGGGCGCGAAAAGGTCGAATCGGAACTCGAGGAAATGCGCGACGGCAGTCAGGCCGAGGGCGCTAGCCAGCAAAACGAGGATTTCGTCGACACGGAGCCGGTCACCACCGAGGAGGAGTCGACGACCGAGGCCGAGACCGAGACCGAAACGGAAACCAACTAG
- a CDS encoding XapX domain-containing protein: protein MSTQLTALALLTGLTTGALFRFLNIPIPAPPELPGLMGIVGIYVGYRVIEYLDIGVDLLETLGL, encoded by the coding sequence ATGTCGACGCAACTTACAGCCCTCGCGCTTCTGACCGGACTGACAACCGGCGCGCTGTTTCGGTTTCTCAATATTCCGATCCCCGCACCGCCGGAGTTGCCCGGACTCATGGGTATCGTCGGGATTTACGTCGGCTACAGAGTGATCGAGTATCTGGATATCGGGGTCGATCTGCTCGAGACGCTGGGGCTGTAG
- a CDS encoding FAD-binding protein produces the protein MYEHDVIVVGAGGAGLRAAVAAHEAGADVAMVSKLHPVRSHTGAAEGGINAALQEGDDWELHAYDTMKGSDYLGDAPAVETLAKNAPEETMNLEHWGMPFSREEDGRVSQRPFGGLSYPRTTYAGAETGHHLLHTMYEQVVKRGIQVYDEWYVMDLAVTDEPDPNDRECHGVVAYDVQSGKIEGFKANDGVVLATGGPGQAFDHTTNAVSCTGDGHAMAYRAGAPLEDMEFIQFHPTSLPSTGVLISEGVRGEGGILYNNEGERFMFEYGYANNSGELASRDVVARAELTEVDEGRGVNDEYVHLDMRHLGEERIMDRLENILHLAEDFEGVDGLVEPMPVKPGQHYAMGGIEVDENGQTCVSGLYAAGECACVSVHGGNRLGGNALPELIVFGKRAGRHAAGDDLGEPEIRTGYGDDVEDETDTELPVQPGEAGLDTTGGVAADGGVTADAEGVLERTVETARERVDYLMEKDEGVQHAEIRAKLQRAMTDYVNVFRTGDGIREALKVIRECRQEYQNVYVDDPSRTFNTDLQQTIETRNLIDVAETIALGALVRNEFRGAHWRQENQIRDDENWLKHTLISWDDGEPSIFYRPVILEGENKTYEPKERSY, from the coding sequence ATGTACGAACACGACGTTATCGTGGTCGGCGCAGGCGGTGCCGGCCTCCGAGCCGCGGTCGCAGCGCACGAAGCGGGAGCCGACGTGGCGATGGTCTCGAAGCTCCACCCCGTCCGCAGCCACACCGGCGCGGCGGAAGGCGGCATCAACGCCGCCTTACAGGAGGGCGACGACTGGGAACTCCACGCCTACGACACGATGAAAGGGTCGGACTACCTCGGCGACGCGCCGGCGGTCGAGACCCTCGCGAAGAACGCCCCCGAAGAGACGATGAACTTAGAGCACTGGGGGATGCCGTTCTCCCGCGAGGAGGACGGTCGCGTCTCCCAGCGGCCGTTCGGCGGCCTCTCCTATCCGCGGACGACCTACGCCGGGGCCGAAACCGGTCACCACCTGCTGCACACGATGTACGAGCAGGTCGTCAAGCGCGGCATTCAAGTCTACGACGAGTGGTACGTGATGGACCTGGCCGTCACCGACGAACCCGACCCGAACGATCGGGAGTGTCACGGCGTCGTCGCCTACGACGTTCAGTCCGGCAAAATCGAGGGCTTCAAAGCGAACGACGGCGTCGTCCTCGCGACCGGCGGCCCCGGACAGGCCTTCGACCACACCACCAACGCCGTCTCCTGTACCGGCGACGGCCACGCGATGGCGTATCGAGCGGGCGCGCCCCTCGAGGACATGGAGTTCATCCAGTTCCACCCGACCTCGCTGCCCTCCACGGGCGTCCTCATCAGTGAGGGTGTCCGCGGGGAAGGCGGCATCCTCTACAACAACGAGGGCGAGCGGTTCATGTTCGAGTACGGCTACGCGAACAACTCCGGCGAACTCGCCAGCCGCGACGTCGTCGCTCGCGCCGAACTCACCGAGGTCGACGAAGGGCGAGGCGTCAACGACGAGTACGTCCACCTCGACATGCGCCACTTGGGCGAGGAGCGCATCATGGACCGCCTCGAGAACATCCTCCACCTTGCGGAGGACTTCGAGGGCGTCGACGGCCTCGTCGAACCGATGCCGGTCAAGCCCGGCCAGCACTACGCGATGGGCGGCATCGAGGTCGACGAGAACGGCCAGACCTGCGTCAGCGGTCTCTACGCCGCCGGCGAGTGTGCCTGCGTCTCCGTCCACGGCGGCAATCGCCTCGGCGGCAACGCCCTGCCGGAACTGATCGTCTTCGGCAAGCGCGCCGGCCGCCACGCCGCCGGCGACGACCTCGGCGAACCCGAGATCCGAACCGGCTACGGCGACGACGTGGAAGACGAGACCGACACCGAATTGCCGGTCCAACCCGGCGAAGCAGGTCTCGACACTACCGGTGGCGTCGCCGCCGACGGCGGTGTCACGGCCGACGCGGAGGGCGTCTTAGAGCGGACCGTCGAGACGGCCCGCGAGCGCGTCGACTACTTGATGGAGAAAGACGAGGGCGTCCAGCACGCCGAAATCCGCGCGAAGCTCCAGCGGGCGATGACCGACTACGTCAACGTCTTCCGCACCGGCGATGGCATCAGGGAGGCGCTGAAGGTCATCCGCGAGTGTCGCCAAGAGTACCAAAACGTCTACGTCGACGACCCGTCGCGGACGTTCAACACTGACCTCCAGCAGACCATCGAGACGCGCAACCTGATCGACGTCGCCGAGACAATCGCGCTCGGCGCACTCGTGCGCAACGAGTTCCGCGGCGCGCACTGGCGTCAAGAAAACCAGATCCGTGACGACGAAAACTGGCTCAAGCACACGCTCATCTCGTGGGACGACGGCGAGCCCTCGATCTTCTACCGACCCGTCATCCTCGAGGGCGAGAACAAGACCTACGAGCCGAAAGAGCGCAGTTACTGA
- a CDS encoding ATPase, T2SS/T4P/T4SS family produces the protein MAIDEADQSDAGDLSEGEVSDPASEDERSQESDPTPDPGARVGEYTWAEFMDEYGHGDEVSTLYPDDPEADDQLGLDTNEGGRVPSGEDWARVEFDPAAYLGHHPDDLVDSVLPTAGDNADALWEIFLEHVDPETTPVVKDTWSWEHYKWEYYYEDDGSRPRDSSGEIVRHDEEEALGFDPETLEGRLAAGNDAALELDDIVEERTVNVQEDVDEDEFFSTAAGNTTVSNRYDLEKAVPMEKKTHFREVERYWVNKPYAYVVIFHSEKENEKKYYMIEPYQNEIETELQEFLSGKLRTAIKYSEEGIKEQSTEDGRRTVIEDETRRLLKRYDLFEATSEEASKGILDTLRGLLDDDDDDVELESGPSQLDGIEVRPEPAILADDPDTLNEYQVEKLLYLLKRNFIGYERIDGIKHDINVEDISVDGYNSPVFVYHSEYEQIISNIYHGEDELDDFVVKLAQRSGKGISKRLPQVDATLPDGSRAQLTLGKEVSDHGTNYTIRQFKDVPFTPIDLINWNTFSLDEMAFLWLAIENHKSLIFAGGTASGKTTSLNAVSLFIPSSAKIVSIEDTREVELPQRNWIASVTRPSFADDEQGDVDEFDLLEAALRQRPDYIVMGEIRGEEGRTLFQVMSTGHTTYTTFHADSVDEVLKRFTTDPINVSKTMFTALDLVSIQTQTRVQGRKVRRNKSLTEINHYDAEHDEINVQDVYQWQAETDEYLKMGDSNTLEEIQFDRGWSDEKLQQELFKREIILAYLIKNELNTYAQVAATVQAFINDPDTILTLIANGQLEDSLEDLREMESVLIDVDQEKEELVPRPEATSETYNLSMDILERAEESLFEEYRGKVPSGLATALGDVESESTIDVDRADSDDFDFAGEVDDGVEDDEWELGDGSTAFAPESEAEDGNEPAWLNEDSGFDIGDDNASAADASAGEGGDAAPATASTAEPETAVTTAESSGAATDAEPSGDPSPASSSGADAGGGGGTAGTGSSGSTVLPSEDAEDGDFGGLFDDMGETIDELDDPDTGQATAGGGSAAEQPDTSGFDTMFPEDDLDSIFDPDSSDTESDADFSEQLADAGQATDEREPPTIDLGDGTDDDGDDRADSADDPGADADTDAPDDESAAAPEPPTIDVGDAPDDESAAAPEPPTIDVGDASDDGDAGPSDDEEPIAGSPPESAGEPDTDAEPATTPADDDVDEDESGSIFGDESNSVFSDDDEDDDGGSLFDDSDEDDGESIFRDDGDDDASESDGSIFGTDESDEDGDA, from the coding sequence ATGGCTATTGACGAGGCCGACCAGTCGGATGCCGGGGACTTATCTGAGGGGGAGGTGTCCGACCCCGCGTCGGAGGATGAGCGGTCTCAAGAGTCGGATCCCACACCGGACCCGGGTGCTCGGGTCGGCGAGTACACGTGGGCGGAGTTCATGGACGAGTACGGCCACGGGGACGAAGTGTCCACGCTCTACCCGGACGACCCGGAGGCCGACGACCAGCTCGGGCTCGACACCAACGAAGGCGGACGAGTACCGAGCGGTGAGGACTGGGCTCGAGTCGAGTTCGATCCAGCGGCGTACCTCGGTCACCACCCGGACGACCTCGTGGACAGCGTCCTGCCGACCGCCGGCGACAACGCCGACGCGCTCTGGGAAATCTTCCTCGAGCACGTCGACCCGGAGACGACGCCGGTCGTCAAGGACACCTGGTCCTGGGAACACTACAAGTGGGAGTACTACTACGAGGACGACGGGAGCCGCCCGCGGGACTCGAGCGGTGAGATCGTTCGCCACGACGAGGAGGAGGCGCTCGGGTTCGATCCCGAGACGCTCGAGGGGCGGCTCGCGGCCGGCAACGATGCGGCGCTGGAACTCGACGATATCGTCGAGGAACGAACCGTCAACGTCCAAGAGGACGTAGACGAAGACGAATTCTTCTCGACGGCCGCCGGCAACACCACCGTCTCCAACCGCTACGACCTCGAGAAGGCGGTTCCGATGGAGAAGAAAACCCACTTTCGTGAGGTCGAGCGCTACTGGGTGAACAAACCCTACGCGTACGTGGTCATCTTCCACTCGGAGAAGGAAAACGAGAAGAAGTACTACATGATCGAGCCGTACCAAAACGAGATCGAGACGGAACTCCAGGAGTTCCTCTCGGGCAAACTCCGGACGGCGATCAAGTACTCCGAGGAAGGCATCAAAGAGCAATCGACCGAGGACGGCCGTCGGACGGTCATCGAGGACGAGACGCGACGCCTGCTGAAACGCTACGACCTCTTCGAGGCGACCTCCGAGGAGGCGTCGAAAGGGATCCTCGATACGCTTCGGGGACTGCTCGACGACGATGACGACGATGTCGAACTCGAGTCCGGCCCGAGCCAACTCGACGGGATCGAGGTCCGGCCCGAGCCGGCGATCCTCGCGGACGATCCGGACACGTTAAACGAGTATCAGGTCGAGAAGCTCCTCTACCTGCTCAAGCGCAACTTCATCGGCTACGAGCGCATCGACGGCATCAAACACGACATCAACGTCGAGGACATCTCCGTCGACGGCTACAATTCGCCCGTCTTCGTCTACCACTCCGAGTACGAACAGATCATCTCGAACATCTACCACGGCGAGGACGAGCTCGACGACTTCGTCGTCAAACTCGCCCAGCGCTCCGGGAAAGGGATCAGCAAGCGGCTCCCACAGGTCGACGCGACGCTCCCCGACGGCTCGCGTGCCCAACTGACGCTCGGCAAGGAAGTCTCCGACCACGGGACCAACTACACCATCCGTCAGTTCAAGGACGTTCCGTTCACCCCGATCGACCTCATCAACTGGAACACGTTCAGTTTAGACGAGATGGCCTTCCTCTGGCTCGCCATCGAGAACCACAAGAGCCTGATCTTCGCCGGTGGTACCGCGTCCGGGAAGACCACCTCGCTGAACGCCGTCTCGCTGTTTATCCCCTCGAGCGCGAAGATCGTCTCCATCGAGGACACCCGCGAGGTCGAGTTGCCACAGCGAAACTGGATCGCCTCCGTGACGCGGCCCTCGTTCGCCGACGACGAACAGGGCGACGTCGACGAGTTCGACCTGCTCGAGGCCGCGCTCCGGCAGCGGCCCGACTACATCGTCATGGGTGAGATCCGTGGGGAGGAAGGTCGGACGCTGTTCCAGGTCATGTCGACCGGGCACACCACCTACACCACCTTCCACGCCGACTCCGTCGACGAGGTGCTCAAGCGCTTTACCACGGACCCGATCAACGTCTCGAAGACGATGTTCACCGCGCTGGACCTGGTCTCGATCCAGACCCAGACTCGGGTGCAGGGTCGGAAGGTCCGCCGGAACAAGTCCCTGACCGAGATCAACCACTACGACGCCGAACACGACGAGATCAACGTTCAGGACGTCTACCAGTGGCAAGCCGAGACCGACGAGTACCTCAAGATGGGGGACTCGAACACGTTAGAGGAGATCCAGTTCGATCGCGGCTGGAGCGACGAGAAGCTCCAACAGGAGTTGTTCAAACGCGAGATCATCCTCGCGTACCTCATCAAGAACGAACTCAACACGTACGCGCAGGTCGCGGCGACGGTCCAAGCGTTCATCAACGATCCCGATACGATCCTCACGCTCATCGCGAACGGCCAACTCGAGGACAGCCTCGAGGACCTCCGGGAGATGGAGAGCGTCCTGATCGACGTCGATCAGGAGAAAGAGGAACTCGTCCCACGACCCGAGGCGACCAGCGAGACGTACAACCTCTCGATGGACATCTTAGAACGGGCCGAGGAGTCGCTGTTCGAGGAGTACCGCGGCAAGGTGCCAAGCGGCCTCGCGACCGCGCTCGGTGACGTCGAATCGGAGAGCACGATCGACGTCGACCGCGCCGACAGCGACGACTTCGACTTCGCCGGCGAAGTCGACGACGGCGTCGAGGACGACGAGTGGGAACTGGGCGACGGCTCGACCGCGTTCGCTCCCGAGAGCGAGGCCGAGGACGGCAACGAGCCGGCGTGGCTCAACGAGGACTCCGGCTTCGATATCGGCGACGACAACGCGAGCGCTGCCGACGCCTCGGCCGGTGAGGGTGGCGACGCTGCGCCGGCGACAGCGTCGACGGCCGAACCCGAGACCGCAGTCACGACCGCGGAGTCGTCGGGAGCGGCGACGGACGCCGAGCCAAGCGGTGATCCGTCACCGGCCTCGAGCTCCGGAGCGGACGCCGGCGGCGGGGGCGGAACTGCCGGCACCGGTAGCTCGGGATCGACAGTCTTACCGTCCGAAGACGCCGAAGACGGCGACTTCGGCGGATTGTTCGACGATATGGGAGAGACGATCGACGAACTCGACGATCCGGACACCGGACAGGCGACCGCGGGCGGCGGTTCGGCCGCCGAGCAGCCGGATACCTCCGGATTCGATACGATGTTCCCGGAGGACGACCTCGATTCGATCTTCGATCCGGACTCCTCAGACACCGAATCCGACGCCGACTTTAGCGAGCAACTGGCCGACGCCGGACAGGCCACCGACGAACGGGAGCCGCCGACGATCGACCTCGGTGATGGCACCGACGATGACGGCGACGATCGGGCGGACTCGGCCGACGATCCCGGCGCCGACGCCGATACTGACGCTCCCGACGACGAATCGGCGGCTGCCCCCGAACCACCGACGATCGATGTCGGCGACGCTCCCGACGACGAATCGGCGGCTGCCCCTGAACCACCGACGATCGACGTCGGTGACGCTTCCGACGACGGCGATGCGGGACCGTCGGACGACGAGGAACCGATCGCCGGCTCGCCACCGGAGTCGGCCGGGGAGCCCGACACCGACGCCGAACCGGCCACCACACCCGCTGACGACGATGTCGACGAGGACGAGAGCGGGTCGATCTTCGGCGACGAGTCGAACTCGGTCTTCAGCGACGACGACGAGGACGACGACGGTGGCTCGCTGTTCGACGACTCCGACGAGGACGACGGTGAATCGATTTTCAGAGACGACGGTGACGACGATGCGTCCGAGAGCGACGGCAGCATCTTCGGCACCGACGAGAGCGACGAGGACGGCGACGCATGA
- a CDS encoding SDR family NAD(P)-dependent oxidoreductase — protein sequence MSDLFDLEGRVAVVTGGGRGIGRAIAVELANAGAAVVPSARSVDEIEAVAADIEADGGDAVAVPADVTDSDAVSDVIDRAADEFGGVDVVVNNAGFNPDDALGRPEDVETESLDRVLDVNLNGAYEVTRTAAEYLLESDGGSVINVASVGGLVGLPRQHPYVASKHGLVGLTKSMSLDWAPEVRVNAVAPGYVSTDLTTDLEANDRLRQSIIDRTPLDRFADPEEIAGPVVFLASDAASYVTGSVFAADGGWTAR from the coding sequence ATGAGCGACCTGTTCGACCTCGAGGGGCGAGTCGCAGTGGTGACGGGCGGCGGCCGCGGTATCGGCCGCGCGATCGCCGTCGAACTGGCGAACGCGGGTGCCGCGGTCGTTCCGAGCGCCCGGTCGGTGGACGAGATCGAGGCCGTCGCCGCGGACATCGAAGCGGACGGCGGCGACGCCGTCGCCGTCCCCGCGGACGTGACCGATTCCGACGCCGTGAGCGACGTGATCGACCGAGCGGCCGACGAGTTCGGCGGTGTCGATGTCGTCGTCAACAACGCCGGCTTCAACCCCGATGACGCGCTCGGCCGGCCGGAGGACGTCGAGACCGAGAGCCTCGACCGCGTCCTCGATGTCAACCTAAACGGCGCATACGAGGTGACGCGAACGGCGGCCGAGTACCTCCTCGAGAGCGACGGCGGCTCCGTCATCAACGTCGCTAGCGTCGGCGGCCTCGTCGGCCTGCCGCGCCAGCACCCCTACGTCGCCTCCAAGCACGGACTGGTCGGGCTCACCAAGAGCATGTCCCTGGACTGGGCGCCCGAGGTTCGCGTCAACGCCGTCGCGCCGGGCTACGTCTCGACGGACCTGACCACCGATCTCGAGGCGAACGACCGCCTGCGTCAGTCGATCATCGACCGCACGCCGCTGGATCGGTTCGCCGACCCCGAGGAGATCGCCGGCCCGGTCGTCTTTCTCGCGAGCGATGCCGCCAGCTACGTGACCGGCTCGGTGTTCGCGGCTGACGGCGGCTGGACGGCACGATAA
- a CDS encoding acyl-CoA dehydrogenase family protein: protein MRYNDSAQAREVAERAHDLMEEVVLPIERERAGGMAVSSGTIAELREAAREYDVYAPQIPEEYGGMGLSFRDSLPAFEEAGRSMLGQVAMRVDAPDEGNMHLLELAGDDLQKETYLEPLVQGEIKSGFSMTEPMQGAGSDPKMIQTTAEKDGDEWVIDGHKWWTTQGVEADILIVLARTDPDAHPYEACSLFLVPADADGVEVIRDVPHMGGGNRGASHAEIRYKNVRVPEEHLLGELNQGFTHAQERLGPARLTHCMRYSGMAQRSLDIAKAYVSEREGFDSTLSDKQSIRYRIADAETKLHMARTGIRDAADRIAAGDEARLPVSMCKVFTANATQDAIDLAVQCCGANGIGKDLPISDFYEAVRAFRIVDGADEVHRRVIARAAFEDVPEEELEPLTRFGDPNRDRGADH, encoded by the coding sequence ATGCGCTATAATGACAGTGCCCAAGCACGCGAGGTCGCCGAGCGCGCTCACGACCTGATGGAAGAGGTCGTCCTTCCGATCGAACGCGAACGAGCCGGCGGGATGGCCGTCTCGAGCGGGACCATCGCGGAGCTCCGCGAGGCGGCTCGCGAGTACGATGTCTACGCACCGCAGATCCCCGAGGAGTACGGCGGCATGGGGCTTTCCTTCCGCGACTCCCTCCCGGCGTTCGAAGAGGCCGGTCGCAGCATGCTCGGACAGGTCGCGATGCGCGTTGACGCGCCCGACGAGGGGAACATGCACCTCCTCGAGCTGGCCGGGGACGACCTCCAGAAGGAGACCTACCTCGAGCCCCTCGTTCAGGGCGAGATCAAGTCCGGCTTCTCGATGACGGAGCCGATGCAAGGCGCGGGCTCGGATCCGAAGATGATCCAGACCACGGCCGAGAAGGACGGCGACGAGTGGGTCATCGACGGCCACAAGTGGTGGACGACACAGGGCGTCGAAGCCGATATCCTGATCGTCCTCGCCCGAACGGACCCGGATGCCCACCCCTACGAGGCCTGTTCGCTGTTCCTCGTGCCGGCCGACGCCGACGGCGTCGAGGTCATCCGCGACGTGCCCCACATGGGCGGCGGTAACCGCGGCGCCTCCCACGCCGAGATCCGTTACAAGAACGTCCGCGTCCCCGAGGAACACCTGCTCGGAGAGCTGAATCAGGGCTTTACCCACGCTCAGGAACGGCTCGGTCCGGCCCGCCTGACCCACTGTATGCGCTACTCCGGGATGGCCCAGCGCTCGCTCGACATCGCGAAGGCGTACGTCAGCGAGCGCGAGGGATTCGATTCGACCCTGTCGGACAAGCAGTCGATTCGCTACCGGATCGCCGACGCCGAGACGAAACTCCACATGGCCCGCACCGGGATCCGCGACGCCGCCGACCGGATCGCCGCCGGCGACGAGGCCCGTCTCCCCGTCTCGATGTGCAAGGTGTTCACCGCCAACGCCACGCAGGACGCCATCGACCTCGCGGTCCAGTGTTGCGGCGCGAACGGTATCGGGAAGGACCTTCCCATCTCGGATTTCTACGAGGCCGTCCGCGCGTTCCGCATCGTCGACGGCGCAGACGAGGTCCACCGCCGGGTCATCGCCCGCGCCGCCTTCGAAGACGTTCCCGAGGAAGAACTCGAGCCGCTCACCCGCTTCGGCGATCCGAACCGCGACCGAGGCGCGGACCACTGA
- a CDS encoding redoxin domain-containing protein, protein MVTTGDDAPDFTAPLANGDIEEFALSDRLEDEAPIVLAFFPGAFTSVCTTEMCAFQDRLADFNDLDAAVYGVSRDSPFTLNEFREQNGLEFGLISDYNKEITDDYGIAMDFADLGVYGVAKRAVFVIDGHGEITYAWVSDDPGVEPDYDEVEAAVEDLS, encoded by the coding sequence ATGGTAACGACCGGAGACGACGCACCCGACTTCACCGCACCGCTCGCAAACGGCGACATCGAGGAGTTCGCGCTCTCGGACCGCCTCGAAGACGAAGCACCGATCGTCCTCGCGTTCTTCCCCGGCGCGTTCACGAGCGTCTGTACGACCGAAATGTGTGCGTTCCAGGATCGGCTGGCGGACTTCAACGACCTCGACGCCGCGGTCTACGGGGTCAGCCGCGACTCGCCGTTTACGCTAAACGAGTTCCGCGAACAGAACGGCCTCGAGTTCGGACTCATCAGCGACTACAACAAGGAGATCACCGACGACTACGGCATCGCGATGGACTTCGCCGACTTGGGCGTCTACGGCGTCGCCAAGCGAGCCGTCTTCGTAATCGACGGCCACGGCGAGATCACCTACGCGTGGGTCAGCGACGACCCCGGCGTCGAACCCGACTACGACGAGGTCGAGGCCGCCGTCGAGGACCTCTCCTGA
- a CDS encoding HD domain-containing protein: MSDSAANEDPRRVYSPDDDHAFPDEKLNAVLEYVKTDEEIAAYLEAQNVNAVDRMRYNDHGTKHIEIVRNRALCLYDLLKQGDVDFNGARQQGLEEEDESVIIALAATLHDVGHVVHRDSHAYYSIPLAADILDRVLPEFYDVADTVRMKGEVLHAILCHHRSETPLTTEAGVIRVADALDMEHGRSRIPYEHGGRGINTLSSQAISRVSLQQGDTTPVMVEIEMTNAAGVYQVDNLLKAKLEDSGLEDRIRIVALNTNENREQLVERIEL; encoded by the coding sequence ATGAGTGATTCTGCCGCCAACGAGGATCCCCGCCGCGTCTACTCTCCCGACGACGACCACGCCTTCCCCGACGAGAAACTCAATGCCGTCCTCGAGTACGTCAAAACCGACGAGGAAATCGCGGCCTACCTCGAGGCCCAGAACGTCAACGCGGTCGACCGGATGCGGTACAACGATCACGGAACGAAACACATCGAGATCGTCCGCAACCGCGCGCTCTGTCTCTACGACCTGCTCAAGCAGGGCGACGTCGACTTCAACGGCGCGCGCCAGCAGGGCCTCGAGGAGGAAGACGAGTCGGTCATCATCGCGCTCGCGGCTACCCTCCACGACGTGGGCCACGTCGTCCATCGCGACAGCCACGCCTACTATTCGATTCCGCTCGCTGCGGACATTCTCGATAGGGTTCTCCCCGAGTTCTACGATGTCGCCGACACGGTCCGAATGAAAGGCGAAGTGCTCCACGCGATCCTCTGTCACCACCGTTCGGAGACGCCCCTGACGACAGAAGCGGGTGTCATCCGCGTCGCCGACGCCCTGGACATGGAACACGGCCGCTCGCGGATCCCCTACGAACACGGCGGTCGGGGTATCAACACCCTCTCGAGTCAGGCCATCAGCCGCGTCTCGCTCCAGCAAGGCGACACCACGCCAGTCATGGTCGAAATCGAGATGACCAACGCCGCTGGCGTCTACCAGGTCGACAATCTCCTCAAAGCCAAACTCGAGGACTCCGGCCTCGAAGACCGGATCCGAATCGTCGCGCTCAACACCAACGAGAACCGCGAGCAGCTGGTCGAGCGGATCGAGCTCTAA
- a CDS encoding helix-turn-helix domain-containing protein, with protein MTSTTTTGLDASIPTDLDSARAKLVYLYLAAVGSATAEDLCEELAVNKGTVLSITGTLRDRGYLERRNGRFELA; from the coding sequence ATGACCTCGACAACGACGACGGGGCTCGACGCATCGATACCGACCGATCTCGATTCCGCGCGAGCGAAACTCGTGTACCTGTATCTCGCCGCCGTCGGGAGCGCGACCGCCGAAGACCTCTGTGAGGAACTCGCGGTCAACAAGGGAACCGTCCTCTCGATCACCGGCACGCTCCGGGATCGCGGCTATCTCGAGCGGCGAAACGGTCGATTCGAACTGGCCTGA